From Litoribacterium kuwaitense, one genomic window encodes:
- the fliD gene encoding flagellar filament capping protein FliD: MNTNRISGLASGMDTEQIIRDLMKAERLPLDRMYQKKTIMEWQRDQYREINKKLLELRDATFDFKLSSTFSSRNVASSNDTFVTATANSNALLASFNISEVSRLATAAQRLSTQSIEKNGETIDLNKSLWSQKGSFDQMPADQWRKGAVEYGSTVTNASGRTFSFLKGDIKTTNGQAEAVVKVDGQSFEVVTGVDPATLNENQVLLDTASGELTFGKTIDKQSQIDVNYVANSRTDSFTVGEEPSYNYNLARKSIAGEAGAGSVLSSVQVTVDGQDYTVVTDLNELESGANRVYLNQETGQLKFSTSDANIAEDAKIEVTYQQNYTSASFGVYDENGEEQKTSLFIQGSDSFSTFMSQLNRDDTGVKAFYDEFTGRFSLTRSESGNFNDAGDEINLYGSFMNDILKLGAETGGENAKFTINGIETERRSNQFTQNGVEFQLNSTFTQADGPVTLTVTNNSDDVFERIKGYVEKYNELVDLVNSKTMEERYRDFHPLTDEQKQEMTERQVELWEEKAQSGLLKSDPMLNGLLSGIRMDLYGKVESNAMNSQFDQISEIGITTSPDYLSGGKLVINESKLKEALQTDPESVEALFNASGESTAKQGIAQRLYDTMDSYMERITDKAGRSTMTNEQFSLGKKIDDMSSRMERFEDRLTMIENRYYRQFTAMEQAIQRSNQQGAYIMQQFGGGGMA; the protein is encoded by the coding sequence ATGAATACAAATCGCATTAGCGGCCTTGCCAGTGGGATGGATACAGAACAAATCATTAGAGATCTAATGAAAGCTGAACGTCTTCCACTTGATCGAATGTATCAAAAAAAGACAATCATGGAGTGGCAGCGTGATCAATACCGTGAAATTAATAAGAAACTGCTAGAGTTGCGCGATGCGACTTTTGATTTCAAGCTATCTAGCACCTTTAGCTCCCGTAATGTAGCTTCATCTAACGATACATTTGTGACTGCGACGGCCAATTCTAACGCCTTACTCGCATCGTTTAATATCTCTGAAGTATCACGGCTTGCTACAGCCGCCCAACGTTTAAGCACACAGTCCATTGAAAAAAACGGTGAAACGATCGACCTAAACAAATCTCTCTGGTCACAAAAAGGTTCGTTCGATCAGATGCCAGCTGATCAATGGAGAAAAGGAGCTGTCGAATATGGTTCCACAGTTACAAACGCATCAGGACGTACGTTTTCTTTCCTAAAAGGAGATATTAAAACGACAAACGGACAAGCAGAAGCCGTTGTCAAGGTTGATGGTCAAAGCTTTGAAGTGGTAACGGGTGTTGATCCTGCGACATTAAACGAGAATCAAGTTCTCTTAGATACGGCAAGCGGAGAGCTGACGTTCGGGAAGACAATCGACAAGCAATCACAAATTGACGTCAATTATGTTGCGAACAGCCGCACAGACTCCTTTACCGTGGGAGAGGAGCCGTCATACAATTATAATCTCGCTCGAAAATCGATTGCTGGAGAAGCGGGTGCAGGCAGTGTGTTAAGCTCTGTGCAAGTAACAGTGGATGGTCAGGACTATACGGTCGTGACAGATCTTAATGAACTTGAATCAGGAGCAAACCGCGTGTACTTAAACCAGGAGACGGGACAGTTAAAGTTCTCTACATCAGATGCAAATATCGCTGAAGACGCAAAGATAGAGGTGACGTATCAACAAAATTACACTTCCGCATCTTTTGGTGTCTATGATGAAAATGGAGAAGAGCAGAAAACGTCTTTATTTATTCAAGGCTCAGACAGCTTCTCAACCTTCATGTCACAATTAAATCGAGATGATACTGGCGTTAAAGCGTTTTATGATGAATTTACAGGTCGCTTTTCATTAACACGCTCAGAGTCGGGGAATTTTAATGACGCTGGGGATGAGATTAATCTCTACGGTAGCTTTATGAACGATATTTTGAAGCTTGGCGCTGAGACAGGCGGAGAAAATGCTAAATTTACGATTAATGGGATTGAAACAGAACGCCGTAGTAACCAATTCACACAAAATGGCGTGGAGTTTCAATTAAACAGTACGTTTACTCAAGCTGACGGTCCTGTAACCTTAACTGTAACAAATAATTCTGACGACGTCTTTGAACGGATTAAAGGCTATGTCGAAAAATATAATGAGCTAGTTGATTTAGTCAATTCAAAAACGATGGAAGAACGCTACAGGGATTTTCATCCACTGACGGATGAGCAAAAGCAAGAAATGACAGAAAGACAAGTTGAGCTTTGGGAAGAAAAAGCCCAAAGTGGTCTCCTGAAGAGTGATCCAATGCTAAATGGCCTCTTGTCAGGTATACGAATGGACTTGTACGGTAAAGTGGAATCAAATGCAATGAATAGTCAATTTGATCAAATTTCCGAAATTGGCATTACCACTTCTCCAGACTATTTGTCAGGAGGAAAACTGGTCATTAATGAAAGCAAACTAAAAGAAGCTCTGCAGACAGATCCGGAATCCGTGGAAGCACTGTTCAACGCTTCTGGAGAGTCAACAGCTAAGCAAGGAATTGCCCAACGTTTGTATGATACAATGGACTCATATATGGAGCGTATTACAGATAAAGCTGGACGTTCGACGATGACAAATGAACAGTTTAGTTTAGGAAAAAAGATTGATGATATGAGTTCACGAATGGAACGCTTTGAAGACCGGTTAACGATGATCGAAAACCGTTATTATCGACAGTTTACGGCAATGGAACAAGCGATCCAGCGCAGTAACCAACAGGGTGCGTACATTATGCAACAGTTTGGCGGGGGCGGGATGGCTTAA
- the flaG gene encoding flagellar protein FlaG, translated as MEINSSAQPPLIRQEATVLQQHPFAEASKKRHHESANQPIKSQVDEVLESVNHMLKPLHTRLKFEMHENLNEYYITLVDTDTKEVIREIPPKKMLDAYYAMLEQFGIVIDKKV; from the coding sequence ATGGAGATCAACTCTTCTGCTCAGCCGCCACTCATTCGTCAAGAGGCCACGGTTTTGCAGCAGCACCCATTTGCTGAGGCTTCAAAGAAACGTCATCATGAATCTGCAAATCAACCAATCAAATCGCAAGTCGATGAAGTATTGGAAAGTGTAAATCATATGCTGAAGCCACTGCATACACGATTGAAGTTTGAGATGCATGAAAATTTAAATGAATACTATATCACGCTAGTGGACACTGACACAAAAGAAGTCATTCGGGAGATTCCACCTAAAAAAATGCTTGATGCATACTACGCGATGCTTGAACAGTTCGGCATTGTGATTGACAAAAAAGTTTAG
- a CDS encoding YaaR family protein: MVDVRRIQSTELKAASAPKKSTPQSSMSFQEVIASGRIEKTREKLTGLMKDIDAQGKVLADSRSVEELRRYKALVKEFMQDAVDVGLQLQERRGFNRQGRTKIYKIVETVDAKLAELTSSVLEKEASSLQILDQIGEIKGLLLNIYT; this comes from the coding sequence ATGGTAGACGTAAGACGTATTCAAAGCACCGAGCTGAAGGCTGCCTCAGCGCCTAAAAAAAGCACACCACAATCATCCATGTCCTTCCAGGAGGTGATTGCCAGCGGGCGCATCGAAAAAACACGCGAAAAACTGACGGGGTTAATGAAAGACATTGATGCCCAAGGAAAAGTGCTTGCCGACTCAAGAAGCGTTGAAGAGTTACGACGTTATAAAGCGCTTGTGAAAGAGTTTATGCAGGATGCTGTCGATGTTGGTCTTCAGCTTCAGGAACGCCGAGGCTTTAATCGGCAAGGGAGGACGAAGATCTACAAAATTGTGGAGACTGTTGATGCAAAGCTGGCAGAGCTGACATCATCTGTATTGGAAAAAGAGGCCTCCAGCTTGCAAATTCTCGACCAAATCGGTGAAATCAAAGGACTGTTACTAAATATTTATACATGA
- a CDS encoding flagellin N-terminal helical domain-containing protein yields MRINHNIQALNAYRNLANNQVNTSKSLEKLSSGLRINKAADDAAGLAISEKMRSQIRGLEVAERNALDGISLIQTAEGAMGEMHEMTQRMRELAVQAANDSNTEADRAQIQKEIDQLTSEINKISEFTEFNGMKLLDGSFDGTNNNELQFQIGANEGQLASVVLGAMSAYELGLSNDSNGTRILQPGDAANGIEEIVGQYSDDAKVEPADGNSNEHALDVMTKESASAAISAYDHAIEKISSQRATLGAVQNRMEHTLNNLKITRENLTSSESRIRDVDMALEMTEFTKNNILNQSAQAMLAQANQLPQGVLQLLQS; encoded by the coding sequence ATGAGAATTAACCACAATATTCAAGCCTTGAATGCTTACCGAAATCTTGCCAACAATCAAGTCAACACGAGCAAAAGCTTAGAAAAGCTTTCCTCCGGCTTACGGATTAACAAAGCGGCTGATGATGCCGCCGGACTGGCGATTTCAGAGAAAATGCGCAGCCAAATCCGCGGTTTAGAGGTTGCTGAACGCAATGCACTAGACGGAATTTCACTGATTCAAACTGCTGAAGGTGCAATGGGGGAAATGCATGAGATGACCCAACGGATGAGAGAACTAGCCGTTCAAGCCGCCAACGATTCAAATACTGAAGCAGATCGCGCGCAAATTCAAAAAGAAATTGATCAGCTTACTTCGGAAATCAACAAAATCTCTGAGTTTACCGAGTTTAATGGTATGAAGCTGCTCGATGGAAGCTTTGACGGTACAAATAATAACGAGCTTCAATTCCAAATTGGTGCGAATGAAGGCCAGCTTGCCTCTGTTGTCCTTGGGGCGATGAGCGCATATGAACTCGGGTTGTCCAATGATTCAAATGGAACCCGTATTTTGCAACCAGGCGATGCCGCAAATGGTATTGAAGAAATTGTTGGTCAATATTCAGACGATGCAAAAGTTGAGCCAGCTGATGGGAATTCAAACGAGCATGCACTTGACGTCATGACGAAAGAAAGTGCTTCAGCAGCGATCTCGGCTTATGATCATGCGATTGAAAAAATATCCTCACAGCGGGCAACGCTTGGTGCCGTGCAAAATCGGATGGAACATACATTAAATAACTTAAAGATTACGCGGGAAAATCTCACATCTTCCGAATCGAGAATTCGCGATGTTGATATGGCACTCGAAATGACTGAGTTTACGAAGAATAACATCCTAAATCAGTCCGCTCAAGCGATGTTAGCGCAGGCAAATCAGCTTCCGCAAGGCGTTCTGCAATTACTACAATCGTAA
- a CDS encoding flagellar export chaperone FliS: protein MNEDVLHQKSPQELVGLLLEAALIHLEEGRLSIEAKQLQKANEALYKSTQVFRKLQEGIQPNAGIIADQLAELYRYLEDLTLQANVKKSIASIQLAETIVKEISSSWQNALHSNPPSQSLGRTVQQSYDRHVMTMNDET from the coding sequence ATGAATGAAGACGTATTACATCAAAAAAGCCCGCAAGAACTCGTAGGACTGTTACTTGAAGCCGCTCTAATTCATTTGGAAGAAGGGCGTTTAAGCATAGAAGCAAAACAGCTCCAAAAAGCAAATGAAGCACTGTACAAAAGCACGCAAGTTTTTAGAAAGCTCCAAGAAGGCATTCAGCCAAACGCCGGGATTATCGCGGATCAGCTGGCTGAGCTATACCGTTATTTAGAAGACTTGACACTGCAGGCGAATGTAAAAAAATCGATAGCGTCTATTCAGCTGGCTGAGACGATCGTCAAAGAAATATCTTCGTCTTGGCAAAATGCATTACACAGCAATCCACCGTCACAAAGTCTTGGAAGAACCGTTCAACAATCGTATGACCGTCATGTCATGACAATGAATGATGAAACATAG
- a CDS encoding EscU/YscU/HrcU family type III secretion system export apparatus switch protein gives MKYAYHHTKQMKDRRGPSAAVLKYDEQSGQSPKVVAQGHGRVAAELIELAKHNHIHLEENPGLLADLLAVDLGDQVPPQLYQVIAEVLLLIEDLEASQSNRGSFIRPTAREEMTIDE, from the coding sequence ATGAAGTATGCTTATCATCATACTAAACAAATGAAAGATCGTCGGGGGCCTTCAGCTGCTGTTCTGAAATATGATGAGCAGTCAGGACAAAGCCCGAAAGTCGTTGCCCAAGGACACGGTCGAGTAGCCGCAGAATTAATCGAGCTTGCCAAACACAATCACATTCATCTCGAAGAAAATCCAGGACTGCTCGCAGATTTACTCGCGGTTGATCTTGGTGATCAAGTGCCACCTCAGCTATATCAAGTTATTGCAGAAGTTTTGCTGCTTATCGAAGATTTAGAAGCAAGTCAATCAAACCGTGGATCATTTATCCGTCCGACGGCTCGGGAGGAGATGACGATCGATGAATGA